In Myxocyprinus asiaticus isolate MX2 ecotype Aquarium Trade chromosome 3, UBuf_Myxa_2, whole genome shotgun sequence, the following proteins share a genomic window:
- the LOC127427530 gene encoding flotillin-2a-like isoform X3 has product MGLGMVAYHRYTEVKVMNDKELLGYACEQFLGKTVAEIKSVILQTLEGHLRSILGTLTVEQIYQDRDQFAKLVREVAAPDVGRMGIEILSFTIKDVYDKVEYLSSLGKSQTAAVQRDADIGVAEAERDAGIREADCKKEMMDVKFQADTKMADSKRELEMQKAAFNQEVNTKKAEAQLAYELQAAKEQQKIRLEEIEIEVVQRKKQISIEEKEIVRTDKELIATVKRPAEAEAYRMQQLAEANKMKKVLTAQAEAEKIKRIGEAEAGSIEAVGKAEAEKMRLKAEAYQQYGDAAKTALVLEALPQIAGKVAAPLARTNEIVILSGDGGRVTGEVNRLLAELPVSVNALTGVDLSKMPLLQKMINPQA; this is encoded by the exons GTGAAGGTCATGAACGACAAAGAGTTGCTGGGTTATGCTTGTGAGCAGTTCCTAGGGAAGACAGTGGCAGAGATTAAAAGTGTAATTCTGCAAACACTGGAAGGTCATTTACGCTCTATTCTGG GGACTCTGACGGTGGAGCAGATCTACCAGGATAGAGATCAGTTTGCCAAGCTGGTAAGGGAGGTGGCAGCCCCTGATGTGGGCAGGATGGGTATTGAGATCCTCAGCTTTACTATTAAG GATGTCTATGATAAGGTGGAATATCTGAGCTCTTTGGGTAAATCTCAGACTGCTGCTGTTCAGAGAGATGCTGATATTggagtggccgaggcagagagaGATGCTGGGATCAGG GAAGCAGATTGCAAGAAAGAGATGATGGATGTGAAGTTCCAAGCTGATACAAAAATGGCAGACTCAAAGCGAGAGCTGGAGATGCAGAAAGCTGCTTTCAATCAAGAAGTGAACACAAAG AAAGCTGAGGCGCAGTTGGCCTATGAGCTTCAGGCGGCAAAAGAGCAGCAGAAGATCCGATTGGAGGAGATTGAGATTGAGGTGGTTCAGAGGAAGAAGCAGATTTCCATTGAGGAAAAGGAGATTGTCAGGACAGATAAAGAACTGATTGCCACTGTGAAGAGACCAGCTGAGGCTGAAGCCTACAGGATGCAGCAGCTTGCAGAGGCAAACAA GATGAAGAAGGTGTTGACGGCACAGGCTGAAGCGGAGAAGATCAAGCGCATTGGAGAAGCAGAGGCCGGTTCAATTGAAGCTGTGGGTAAAGCTGAAGCTGAGAAGATGAGGCTCAAAGCTGAAGCTTATCAGCAGTACGGGGACGCTGCAAAGACTGCTCTCGTCCTAGAGGCTCTACCACAG ATTGCTGGGAAGGTTGCGGCACCCTTGGCCCGTACCAATGAGATTGTGATCCTAAGTGGAGATGGTGGCCGTGTAACTGGGGAAGTGAATCGGCTGCTGGCTGAACTTCCTGTTTCTGTAAATGCCCTCACGGGAGTGGATCTGTCCAAG ATGCCTTTGCTTCAGAAAATGATCAACCCTCAGGCATGa